One region of Bradyrhizobium betae genomic DNA includes:
- a CDS encoding glycosyltransferase family 87 protein: MTSTDPFPKSGSLRKLSLRAPLDLLFLFCCVLLTADVLVPEIFGHGKTKDYGLWYWAGQQVLEGGPLYPGDLREYFEFIYPPLPAILLAIPSWFGKIPLYVVLSILNAAAWWYTGMLSNAMTGSGRWPGPWLEALPALVTVTFVFDMFDLGQPNLVLLAMMLCGFWCLQHRRSWLAGFVFALATAIKVFPIAVLPYLVWRRKWAAAVATVAFTGILLYIAPAPIRGFERNAAELKTWYQGMVGSSSEKGFGQRDEQNWSWVNQSLIAVTHRLVRPINYNQEDPNKPPRTMNVIDVDYKTANWIVLALSALLGLGFVAVMPPQAKRTARSDAEELGILFCLMTVASPLARQYYFMWLFFPMTVLMHRAAFDERANVRLGTWLALGAAGILMLLALPWFPNAFQAWGNNLAATAVLAGTLAWHIRHPSVAAGSAPAVALKPGTS; encoded by the coding sequence GTGACCTCAACCGACCCGTTCCCCAAATCCGGTTCGCTCAGAAAGCTGTCGCTGCGTGCGCCGCTCGACCTGCTTTTTCTGTTCTGCTGCGTCCTGTTGACGGCCGACGTGCTCGTTCCCGAGATCTTCGGCCATGGCAAGACCAAGGATTACGGGCTGTGGTACTGGGCCGGACAGCAGGTCCTCGAGGGCGGGCCGCTCTATCCGGGCGATCTCCGCGAGTATTTCGAGTTCATCTATCCACCGCTGCCGGCGATCCTGCTGGCGATCCCGAGCTGGTTCGGCAAGATCCCGCTCTATGTCGTGCTGTCGATCCTGAACGCGGCGGCGTGGTGGTACACCGGCATGCTCTCCAATGCCATGACGGGATCGGGCCGCTGGCCCGGCCCATGGCTGGAGGCGCTGCCGGCCCTGGTCACCGTGACCTTCGTGTTCGACATGTTCGACCTCGGCCAGCCGAACCTCGTGCTGCTGGCGATGATGCTCTGCGGCTTCTGGTGCTTGCAGCATCGGCGCTCGTGGCTCGCAGGCTTCGTGTTCGCGCTCGCCACCGCGATCAAGGTGTTTCCGATCGCGGTGCTGCCCTATCTGGTCTGGCGGCGGAAGTGGGCCGCCGCCGTCGCGACGGTCGCCTTCACCGGCATCCTTCTTTATATCGCGCCGGCGCCGATCCGCGGCTTCGAGCGCAACGCGGCCGAACTCAAGACCTGGTACCAGGGCATGGTCGGCTCGAGCTCGGAAAAGGGTTTTGGCCAGCGCGACGAGCAGAACTGGTCGTGGGTCAACCAGTCCCTGATTGCCGTCACGCACCGTCTGGTCCGGCCCATCAACTACAATCAGGAAGATCCCAACAAACCGCCGCGCACGATGAATGTCATCGACGTCGACTACAAGACGGCGAACTGGATCGTGCTGGCGCTGTCGGCGCTGCTCGGGCTCGGCTTCGTCGCGGTCATGCCGCCGCAAGCGAAGCGAACGGCGCGCTCGGATGCCGAGGAGCTCGGCATCCTGTTCTGCCTGATGACGGTGGCGTCGCCGCTGGCACGGCAATACTACTTCATGTGGCTGTTCTTCCCGATGACGGTGCTGATGCATCGGGCCGCCTTCGACGAGCGGGCGAATGTGCGGTTGGGGACCTGGCTTGCGCTCGGCGCGGCCGGAATCCTCATGCTGCTGGCGTTGCCGTGGTTCCCCAATGCCTTCCAGGCCTGGGGAAATAACCTTGCCGCGACCGCCGTTCTCGCAGGTACCCTCGCATGGCACATCCGGCATCCGTCGGTGGCGGCTGGCTCCGCGCCCGCCGTGGCGCTAAAACCCGGGACCTCCTAA
- a CDS encoding helicase HerA-like domain-containing protein, with protein sequence MTAQDSKLGDTGDKIFVGKGDEQAWLTLALANRHGLVTGATGTGKTVSLQVMAEGFARAGVPVFASDIKGDLSGISEVGEAKDFIVKRATEMGLTFQPDQFSTVFWDVFGEQGHPVRATVTEMGPLLLARMLDLNDVQEGVLNVAFRVADDNGLTLIDMKDLRALLDAIVPDAGKKAADAEESPLAAIKKAAQGFGNVTKATVGTIQRQLLVLENQGGTKFFGEPALSLKDFMKTDRDGRGMVNILVADKLLQSPRLYATFLLWMLSELFEELPEAGDLPKPKLVFFFDEAHLLFNDAPKALMDKIEQVVRLIRSKGVGVYFVTQNPIDVPDRVLGQLGNRVQHALRAFTPRDQKAVAAAAQTFRPNPKLDTAKVITELGKGEALVSFLEGNGTPTMVERVMIRPPSARIGPITPEERKAIMDASPVKGKYDTAVDEESAYEMIQKRIAGTAATADAPAGASGGGILGQIGSIVGTIFGTNVKRGRLSAGQVIARDVTRSVTNQVIGGMAANLGKSVGGQLGGTIGRTLVRGALGGLLRR encoded by the coding sequence ATGACGGCTCAGGACAGCAAGCTCGGCGACACCGGCGACAAGATCTTCGTCGGCAAGGGAGACGAGCAGGCGTGGCTGACGCTGGCGCTCGCCAATCGCCACGGCCTCGTCACCGGTGCAACCGGAACCGGTAAGACGGTATCGCTGCAAGTCATGGCGGAAGGATTTGCGCGCGCCGGTGTTCCGGTCTTCGCATCCGACATCAAGGGAGACCTCTCCGGTATCTCCGAGGTCGGCGAGGCCAAGGATTTCATCGTCAAGCGCGCCACCGAGATGGGGCTGACGTTCCAGCCCGACCAGTTCTCGACGGTGTTCTGGGACGTGTTCGGCGAGCAGGGCCACCCGGTGCGGGCGACCGTCACGGAGATGGGGCCGCTGCTGCTGGCGCGGATGCTCGACCTGAACGATGTGCAGGAAGGCGTGCTCAATGTCGCTTTTCGCGTTGCCGACGACAACGGGCTGACCCTCATCGACATGAAGGACCTGCGCGCGCTGCTCGACGCCATCGTGCCGGATGCCGGCAAGAAGGCCGCGGATGCCGAGGAAAGCCCGCTTGCCGCCATCAAGAAGGCGGCGCAGGGTTTTGGCAACGTCACCAAGGCCACCGTCGGCACCATCCAGCGCCAGCTTCTGGTGCTGGAGAACCAGGGCGGCACCAAGTTCTTCGGCGAGCCGGCGCTGTCGCTCAAGGACTTCATGAAGACCGACCGCGACGGCCGCGGCATGGTCAACATCCTCGTCGCCGACAAGCTGCTGCAGAGTCCACGGCTTTACGCGACATTCCTGCTGTGGATGCTGTCGGAATTGTTCGAGGAGCTGCCCGAGGCCGGCGACCTGCCGAAGCCCAAGCTGGTGTTCTTCTTCGACGAGGCGCACCTGTTGTTCAACGACGCGCCGAAGGCGCTGATGGACAAGATCGAGCAGGTGGTGCGATTGATCCGCTCCAAGGGCGTCGGCGTCTATTTCGTCACGCAAAACCCGATCGACGTCCCGGACCGCGTGCTCGGTCAGTTGGGTAACCGTGTGCAGCATGCGCTGCGTGCCTTCACCCCGCGCGACCAGAAGGCGGTCGCCGCCGCGGCGCAGACCTTCAGGCCCAACCCGAAGCTCGACACCGCCAAGGTGATCACGGAGCTCGGCAAGGGCGAGGCACTGGTGTCCTTCCTCGAAGGCAACGGCACGCCGACCATGGTCGAGCGGGTGATGATCCGGCCGCCATCGGCGCGTATCGGACCGATCACGCCGGAAGAGCGCAAGGCGATCATGGATGCGAGCCCGGTGAAGGGCAAATACGACACCGCCGTCGATGAAGAGTCCGCCTACGAGATGATCCAGAAGCGCATCGCCGGCACCGCGGCGACGGCGGATGCTCCTGCTGGCGCAAGCGGCGGCGGCATCCTCGGCCAGATCGGCTCGATCGTCGGCACCATCTTCGGCACCAACGTCAAGCGCGGCCGCCTGTCGGCGGGCCAGGTCATCGCGCGCGACGTGACGCGATCGGTGACCAACCAGGTGATCGGGGGCATGGCCGCCAATCTGGGCAAGTCGGTCGGCGGCCAGCTTGGCGGCACCATCGGCCGCACACTGGTCCGCGGCGCGCTCGGCGGGTTGCTGCGGAGGTAG